In Acidobacteriota bacterium, a single genomic region encodes these proteins:
- a CDS encoding NAD(P) transhydrogenase subunit alpha → MGPLLISIYVFVLAIFVGFEIITKVPPTLHTPLMSGANAISGITIVGAFYAAQSGHVAISSVLGCGAIALASVNVVGGFMVTDRMLKMFGQKKKR, encoded by the coding sequence ATGGGACCACTACTGATCAGTATCTATGTCTTCGTGCTGGCCATCTTCGTCGGCTTCGAGATCATCACCAAGGTCCCGCCGACACTCCACACGCCGCTCATGTCGGGCGCCAACGCCATTTCCGGAATCACCATCGTCGGCGCCTTCTACGCCGCCCAGAGCGGCCATGTCGCGATCAGTAGCGTGCTCGGCTGCGGCGCCATCGCCTTGGCCTCGGTGAACGTCGTCGGCGGCTTCATGGTCACCGATCGCATGCTCAAGATGTTCGGCCAGAAGAAGAAGCGATGA
- the ggt gene encoding gamma-glutamyltransferase encodes MRSGDYGNPKGLRLRSGSALVFALTLIVATSGCLQETATETTTQKSTGGAIASAEPRATEAGLAILASGGNAVDAAVATALALAVTYPEAGNLGGGGFAVLKIGDERNSLDFREVAPAAAHRDMYLDADGTARPEASLIGPLAAGVPGSPQGLWALHQRYGKLPWPEVVDPAIELARDGIIVDEHLRAVLAEEQPMLSRFPETAAFWLPDGEPPAVGTRLRQPALESTLRAYAEQGPSALTAGAIAAAVERTSRQYGGVLTAADLAAYEPVWRAPVETEAFGWKIASMDLPSSGGLLLAQTFALLERRGWQEQPRFGTERAHLLTEAWRRAYADRLLMGDPATSEAGGEQLLASAWLDRRAQEIDPESATSSNAVGNWSDSAPPTEPQDTTHLSVIDGDGNLVALTTTLNGLFGCGVWVPEAGFFLNNEMDDFTTAVGQPNLYNLIQGEANAVAPGKRMLSSMTPTVAWQETGGAIVLGGRGGSKIPSNTMQVLLNYIADGDALQTAVDRPRIHHQWLPDELQAEPQRLAPEVRQALEERGHRVVIVEHAAKVQAVAMHSDGTLEAAADPRSTGQGGVLHRSP; translated from the coding sequence ATGCGAAGTGGCGACTACGGGAACCCCAAGGGACTGCGACTGCGGTCGGGCTCAGCCCTTGTCTTCGCGTTGACTCTGATCGTCGCCACCTCCGGCTGTCTGCAGGAAACGGCGACCGAAACCACCACCCAAAAGAGCACCGGCGGAGCCATTGCCTCGGCCGAGCCGCGGGCCACCGAAGCCGGCCTCGCCATCCTGGCCAGTGGCGGCAACGCCGTCGATGCCGCCGTCGCCACCGCCCTCGCCCTCGCCGTCACCTACCCGGAAGCGGGCAACCTCGGCGGCGGTGGCTTCGCCGTCCTCAAGATCGGCGACGAGCGCAACAGTCTCGATTTCCGCGAGGTCGCCCCGGCGGCGGCGCATCGCGACATGTACCTCGACGCCGACGGCACGGCCCGCCCCGAGGCTTCGCTGATCGGTCCGCTGGCGGCCGGCGTCCCGGGATCGCCGCAGGGCCTTTGGGCCCTCCACCAGCGCTACGGAAAACTTCCTTGGCCCGAGGTCGTCGACCCCGCCATCGAGCTGGCGAGGGATGGGATCATCGTCGATGAACATCTGCGCGCAGTCCTCGCCGAAGAACAGCCCATGCTGTCGCGGTTTCCGGAGACGGCGGCCTTCTGGCTGCCGGACGGAGAGCCGCCCGCGGTCGGAACGCGACTGCGTCAGCCCGCTCTCGAGAGCACCCTGCGAGCCTACGCCGAGCAGGGTCCGTCAGCGCTCACGGCAGGGGCCATCGCGGCCGCCGTCGAGCGCACCTCGCGCCAGTACGGCGGCGTCTTGACGGCGGCGGACCTGGCGGCCTACGAGCCGGTGTGGAGGGCTCCCGTCGAAACCGAAGCCTTCGGCTGGAAGATCGCCTCGATGGACCTGCCGAGCTCCGGCGGCCTGCTCCTCGCCCAGACCTTCGCCCTGCTCGAACGTCGCGGTTGGCAGGAGCAGCCGCGCTTCGGCACCGAGCGCGCCCACCTGCTGACCGAGGCCTGGCGACGGGCCTACGCCGACCGCCTGCTGATGGGCGATCCGGCGACCTCCGAAGCCGGCGGCGAGCAGCTCCTGGCGAGCGCCTGGCTCGATCGCAGAGCCCAGGAAATCGACCCCGAGAGCGCCACGTCTTCCAACGCCGTCGGCAACTGGTCCGACAGCGCGCCGCCCACCGAGCCGCAGGACACCACCCATCTTTCGGTGATCGATGGCGACGGCAACTTGGTGGCCTTGACCACCACCCTCAATGGCCTCTTCGGCTGCGGCGTCTGGGTACCCGAGGCGGGCTTCTTCCTCAACAACGAGATGGACGATTTCACCACCGCCGTCGGTCAACCCAATCTCTACAATCTGATTCAGGGCGAGGCCAATGCGGTCGCCCCGGGCAAGCGCATGCTGTCGTCGATGACGCCCACCGTCGCCTGGCAGGAGACCGGCGGGGCGATCGTTCTCGGCGGCCGCGGCGGCTCCAAGATTCCCTCGAACACCATGCAGGTGCTGCTCAACTACATCGCCGACGGCGATGCCCTCCAAACCGCCGTCGACCGGCCCCGAATTCATCATCAGTGGCTGCCGGACGAGCTGCAGGCGGAACCGCAACGGCTGGCGCCGGAGGTCCGCCAGGCCCTCGAAGAGCGCGGCCACCGGGTCGTCATCGTGGAGCACGCCGCCAAGGTGCAGGCCGTGGCGATGCACTCCGACGGCACGCTGGAAGCCGCCGCCGATCCCCGCAGCACCGGCCAAGGGGGAGTCCTCCACCGCAGTCCCTGA
- a CDS encoding NAD(P)(+) transhydrogenase (Re/Si-specific) subunit beta has product MDTTLVPILYLLSAVVFIFGIKGLTKVRTARRGNLMAAGAMLLAIVATLIELGTIDYRWILLGLLIGGTIGAFVAIKVEMTAMPEMVALFNGCGGAASALVAIAYLWFQVVEPGADGTAAGVLGADSAVSSVLSILIGAVTLTGSIVAYLKLRGWIFGRRISGQPILLPGRHLINAVVALAAIGCGIGALFFVAPTSMAGLVIGATVASLILGILLVIPIGGADMPVVISLLNSYSGLAASATGFVLNNNLLIISGALVGASGLILTQIMCVAMNRTLGNVLFGGFGGEESGGAAGSNEYTNVRSYGADDAAMVLESAETVAIVPGYGLAVAQAQHIVRELADQLEKRGAQITYGIHPVAGRMPGHMNVLLAEADVPYEQLLEMDLINPQFKETDVVIVVGANDVVNPAAESAPGSPLYGMPILKVFDAQTVMVIKRSLSPGFAGIKNELFEYDNTMMLFGDGKKMLQDMLTALKEA; this is encoded by the coding sequence ATCGACACCACTCTGGTCCCGATCCTCTACCTGCTCTCGGCCGTCGTTTTCATCTTCGGCATCAAGGGGCTGACCAAGGTCCGCACCGCCCGCCGCGGCAATCTGATGGCCGCCGGCGCCATGCTGCTGGCGATCGTCGCGACGCTGATCGAGCTCGGCACCATCGACTACCGCTGGATCCTCCTCGGCCTGCTGATCGGCGGCACCATCGGCGCCTTCGTGGCGATCAAGGTCGAGATGACCGCCATGCCCGAGATGGTCGCCCTGTTCAACGGCTGCGGCGGCGCCGCCTCGGCCCTGGTCGCCATCGCGTATCTGTGGTTCCAGGTCGTCGAGCCGGGGGCCGACGGCACCGCCGCCGGCGTGCTGGGAGCCGACTCGGCGGTCTCGTCGGTGCTCTCCATCCTGATCGGCGCCGTCACCCTGACCGGCAGCATCGTGGCCTATCTCAAGCTGCGCGGCTGGATCTTCGGCCGCCGCATCTCCGGTCAGCCGATTCTGCTGCCCGGACGCCACCTGATCAACGCCGTGGTCGCCCTGGCGGCCATCGGCTGCGGTATCGGAGCCCTGTTCTTCGTCGCACCGACCTCGATGGCCGGCCTGGTGATCGGTGCCACCGTCGCCAGCTTGATTCTCGGCATCCTGCTGGTGATCCCGATCGGCGGCGCCGACATGCCGGTGGTGATCTCGCTACTCAACTCCTACTCCGGCCTCGCCGCTTCGGCCACCGGCTTCGTGCTCAACAACAACCTGCTGATCATCAGCGGCGCGCTGGTCGGAGCCTCCGGCCTGATCCTCACCCAGATCATGTGCGTGGCGATGAACCGCACCCTCGGCAACGTGCTCTTCGGCGGCTTCGGCGGTGAAGAGTCCGGTGGCGCCGCCGGCTCGAACGAGTACACCAACGTGCGCTCCTACGGTGCCGACGACGCCGCCATGGTGCTCGAAAGCGCCGAGACCGTGGCCATCGTGCCGGGCTACGGGCTGGCCGTGGCGCAGGCCCAACACATCGTGCGCGAGCTCGCCGATCAGCTCGAGAAGCGCGGCGCCCAGATCACCTACGGCATCCACCCGGTGGCCGGTCGCATGCCCGGACACATGAACGTCCTCCTCGCCGAGGCCGACGTGCCCTACGAGCAACTCCTCGAAATGGACCTCATCAATCCCCAGTTCAAGGAGACCGACGTGGTGATCGTGGTGGGCGCCAACGACGTCGTCAACCCGGCCGCCGAGAGCGCTCCCGGCAGCCCCCTCTACGGCATGCCGATCCTCAAGGTCTTCGATGCCCAGACGGTGATGGTGATCAAGCGCAGCCTGTCGCCGGGCTTCGCCGGCATCAAGAACGAGCTCTTCGAGTACGACAACACCATGATGCTCTTCGGCGACGGCAAGAAGATGCTCCAGGACATGCTGACGGCGCTCAAGGAGGCCTAG
- a CDS encoding Re/Si-specific NAD(P)(+) transhydrogenase subunit alpha — MKLFVPRERRSDDGRVALSPETVRKLVKKGLEVEVEGGAGEGAAFPDQEYTEAGAEIAEGWDSADVVATIAAPSPAQIERMKAGALLISFMTPHQNHDAVRALVAGKVDCLAMELVPRITRAQSMDALSSQASIAGYRAVLIAASRLGKYFPLLMTAAGTIKPAKVVIMGAGVAGLQAIATAKRLGAVVEVSDIRPVVQEQVESLGGKFIPLPMAESGEGEGGYAKQMTEDFLRRQREIVHRHVAAADVVITTALIPGKPAPMLVPAAMVEAMKPGSVIVDLAVSQGGNCELSKADEEVVHQGVIILGPSNLPAGMTQDASTLYGRNVLALLEDVLDDDGGLDLDPENNDVVAGALLTRGGTVHHAATAAAMEE; from the coding sequence ATGAAATTGTTCGTCCCCAGGGAGCGTCGGAGTGACGATGGCCGTGTCGCTCTGAGCCCCGAAACGGTCCGCAAGCTGGTCAAGAAGGGGCTCGAGGTCGAGGTCGAAGGCGGCGCCGGCGAGGGTGCCGCTTTCCCCGACCAGGAGTACACCGAGGCCGGCGCCGAGATCGCCGAAGGCTGGGACTCGGCCGATGTCGTCGCCACCATCGCGGCGCCCTCACCGGCCCAGATCGAGCGCATGAAGGCCGGCGCTCTGCTGATCTCCTTCATGACACCGCACCAAAATCACGACGCGGTGCGCGCCCTGGTCGCCGGCAAGGTCGATTGCCTGGCGATGGAGCTGGTGCCTCGGATCACCCGCGCCCAGAGCATGGATGCGCTGTCCTCCCAGGCCTCCATCGCCGGCTATCGGGCGGTGCTGATCGCCGCCAGCCGTCTGGGCAAGTACTTTCCCTTGCTGATGACCGCCGCCGGCACCATCAAGCCCGCCAAGGTGGTGATCATGGGCGCCGGCGTCGCCGGCCTGCAGGCCATCGCCACCGCCAAGCGACTCGGCGCGGTGGTCGAAGTCTCGGACATCCGGCCGGTAGTGCAAGAGCAGGTCGAGTCCCTCGGCGGCAAGTTCATCCCGCTGCCGATGGCGGAGAGTGGCGAAGGCGAGGGCGGTTACGCCAAGCAGATGACGGAGGACTTCCTGCGCCGCCAACGCGAGATCGTGCACCGCCACGTCGCCGCCGCCGACGTCGTCATCACCACCGCCCTGATTCCCGGCAAGCCCGCCCCAATGCTGGTTCCGGCGGCGATGGTCGAAGCCATGAAGCCGGGCTCGGTGATCGTCGACCTGGCGGTCTCCCAAGGCGGCAACTGCGAGCTTTCGAAGGCCGACGAGGAGGTCGTCCACCAAGGGGTGATCATCCTCGGACCGTCCAACCTTCCGGCCGGCATGACGCAGGATGCCAGCACCCTCTACGGCCGCAACGTCCTCGCCCTGCTCGAGGATGTCCTCGACGACGACGGTGGCCTCGACCTCGATCCCGAGAACAACGACGTGGTGGCGGGAGCCCTGCTTACCCGTGGCGGCACCGTCCACCACGCTGCCACCGCCGCCGCCATGGAGGAGTGA